Part of the Impatiens glandulifera chromosome 8, dImpGla2.1, whole genome shotgun sequence genome is shown below.
TCTTACAAATCGATACTTAAACATACGTGGGCGGGTTCAAAATTAAGTACATACCATGGAGGGGGAGAAGAGACGGCAGAAAAGGTTCCTGGCCAGGCCTTGGTTAGGCCTGTCATGAAGGAACTGAGATGATCTAGTGGAGTAGAAGAGGTAAAAAGGGAGTCCCCATATCCAATAGTGAGGAACTGTCCAGTGCAGGGTCCGAATCACCATGGTACACGCTGGATCTTCTGGACCTGATGAAACCGATCGATTTCATTCCAGAAAAAGAACCCTTAGACCCGGTTATAAATCCGACCGAACTTCTAACATAACACGAATGAATtgactaaaattttattttaattcaactaTATATAGCTTAAAAAAAATCCTCTCTTTACACCAATTAACTATATCTAGCTTCAACGAATCATTCTATATAGAATCATTTGAACAAATTAAtctatgaattaaataattatgattaaacTTGGACATGCAGATAGCTAGATAGGGCCATATCCTAGTTTAATTAACTAACTTTGTACGTATATACGTACCTTGGTTGGCTTCAGCACATTCATATGCAAGATCAATGGCGGATTTCTTGTAACCGACGATCACAACCTTCTTTCCCTTGAGTAGCTCTGTGGCAGACGATTGGTCGAGCTTGCTGTAATCAAGGCTGTGTAAAACCTGTCCCCCAAATACTTCAGGTCCTTTGTTATGTGGAAACACTGGTATGTTTGGCATGTCACCGTACTTTCCAAGGCACATAACCACAAACTCAAAACTTTGCCACTGCCGCCAAAAACagtattaattaatgttaatttgttACAAAACAAAGAggaaatgattaattaattacctgaATGGTTTCGGACCCAGATGTCTGGACTCCGACTTCCCAGACGGGTGTTCCGGTCAATGGACTACCATAATCGGTGGGGGAGTTCCGGTCTCCGATGAACCGGATTTGAACCACTTTGGAGTTGAATTGGACGAACTTGAGGACATCAAAGTGGGTGGCATAGGAGTAAATATAGTCAATGATTTCGAGATGAGATGGGAAGTTGGAATTGTCCCTCTCTGGCCAAGGGAAATCGGAGAATTCGTAATCGCATCGGGGAGTTTGGAGTTTGGTTGTCCTGAAGGTGCAGTGCTTCCACACACCTCCAAGAGAATCTGTTGCTTCAAGCACAACTGGCTCATGCTTACGAAGCTGTTTCGCCGCCGCAACACCGCTAATTCCTCCTCCGATGATCGCAATCTTCGCCATTACTgttgaaagaaagaaaggatgattatattatatatatgttgcTTGAGAATATTATGAAATGGGTTTGGTTGGTTGGGTCGgtatttatagataattttcTGCATGGCtagctttttatttatttttcttgtaaaTTGAGcttagaaagaaagaaagaaatagagagagagggagGAAGACTTTCTCTCACCTATAGATAGTGTGACTGGACCAggacttaaaattaatttgaccaTGTCCATGCTTAAGGTGGGAATTAATCATGCTTAAGGTGGgaattaattttacattattattatttgagacGTGTCATACTCACCCAggaaacattaatatttattaatattctacttttttttatatatatatatatataaactagttCATATTGCAAACATCTCCACTAATTTTTGGAAGGTTAATCATCacattattacaattttaattaaacgTGACATCAATGTTAAGAATAGGAAGTCCCTTTAATATGATATGATTAACCACTTCAATTCAAATAAGGTGTTATATCTAACATTTCAAATTATCAtgaattatatgttttaaaagattttgatatataattattttaaaaaatttatgttcAATGCACCAGCAAGTCCTGCCTAGTAGCCTAGCTAgctaattaataaacaagtcttccaaaagtttatttttctctaaaaaaaatatatatagagttgcttacgttaattaattataaacaattattttctttttattttataaatttgtatgaaatgaattttgttcaaaaaataaataaattaattataaatcaaaaaattGGACTTAtaacaaaaactaaattaaactattacaccaagtaaaaaaaatgaataaagattCAAGTAAATTTCACCTCTTTGGACAACTTTGAGTTATCTCTTTCAgaatttttagttatatattagatattgaaaaactgtatttatttatttttcaaattgtgTGCTAATTAGATAGAAaacctaataatatatatatatgttaaccaaaaaaacattagacattataaaagataataaaaaaaacaacttcATATGTTTCTCTTTTAATTGCACGTGGTATATATATGACTACATGCTATTGTTTTCctaattttgatataattgatCTTAATTATATTAAGACATAATATTTCATGCATACTTAGAGgggaaaaatcaaaattaaatttaaataaaaaatcaattacaggcacaacaattttttattgatgtatgttaaaagttatatatgaatatttttgaaaGGGAAGAacctttaaaaattatttaatttatatttaaaattgcatATTGCATAAACTATCAATATTTCACAAAATTGTGGTACGTATATATATACTTCCTTTAATTTGACATGtgtttatctaaattattaGATCTTGCCATCGGAGGTAGACAGACttgaaatatttcaataatctcAAATCAAGAATAATTAAAAGACTAAGTCTAATTAGATGTGATGAAGTAATGACTAgctagttaatttattaaaaacaatgtTAATTAATGGTTTAACGAGATTCATGTCGAAATATATAGTTACGTTATTATCTACTCTTCAAAGATTTCCGTGACAGGTAAtgttgtatttttgtttttagttaagtttatcaatttctttatttttttacttttcttttgcatatttttattgttatgaTTTCtactttatattttcataaaccattagaaaataaaataaaataaaataaaagactaGCTAGAAGGAAGACAGACTCTATccaatctatttaaaaaataagtttaatttatgttGGGGGATTAGGATAGAATTAATTAAGCATTTATAATCTTTGTCATCTCGATTTAAAATAATGGATGTTAATTAAGTAGGATGTCAATTAGGTTGGCAAACTTAATCTCTATTCaccaaattaattgaaataaaattataattattaattatgttcaGTCTAGAATTAAAGGATTCAACATTTCTTGTAAAATAAGGCAAAATTAATTAGGGTCTCATTTTCTCCATAACTTATTTTCTGGTAAAAAGAGTTGAAGTTAATTGTTCATACTTGAATCAATTACAGTCgtgtatttgaattttaataatatatagatatatgagaatcttctttttttttttttaatattaacactattattattattattattattattattattattgtgtttCTTAATTGTTTCATGATTAGACAGCAAACAAATTGTCTAGCTGCTTAAAAGTgctgaaataattttattttattttat
Proteins encoded:
- the LOC124912302 gene encoding probable flavin-containing monooxygenase 1, with translation MAKIAIIGGGISGVAAAKQLRKHEPVVLEATDSLGGVWKHCTFRTTKLQTPRCDYEFSDFPWPERDNSNFPSHLEIIDYIYSYATHFDVLKFVQFNSKVVQIRFIGDRNSPTDYGSPLTGTPVWEVGVQTSGSETIQWQSFEFVVMCLGKYGDMPNIPVFPHNKGPEVFGGQVLHSLDYSKLDQSSATELLKGKKVVIVGYKKSAIDLAYECAEANQGPEDPACTMVIRTLHWTVPHYWIWGLPFYLFYSTRSSQFLHDRPNQGLARNLFCRLFSPSMRKVVSKIIESYLMWKLPLVKYGLKPDHPFEEDYASCQMAILPEKFFEEAEKGKIEFKKALNWWFCEGGIEFDDGTKIEADVVVLCTGFQGKQKIMDVIPEPFRSLLVLPNSGLMPLYRGTVNPLIPNMAYVGYVESVSNLHTAEIRCKWLSRLVDNKFKLPPVERMLEQITKEMEIMKKSTRFYKRSCISTFSINHSDEICHEMGWNSWRKKTWFAEALSPYNSQDYNEVEEEDQNGQDEFCIHES